From one Lactiplantibacillus paraplantarum genomic stretch:
- a CDS encoding AI-2E family transporter → MDRIIRFFKRDDVDLYLTLALLIIIIYLMRGFATVVLLTTIFAYLGIKLSRWLNLRTHLPYWIAVIVVYVGVIALFIGALSYAAPTLVDQLKVIPDMLAKAITNHPVLNKNIDKWVNQAIHSSELIQNGKALLVTGIKGLSEVGTGFTHVLMAIFLSFIFAVSRGRMMVFGRQFLQSKFKKFFTNVYYLTHKFVMILGRIIETQLVICTINTILMTIGFMIIGMPSIMVLSIIVFILGLVPVAGVLISMIPLTLLGFASGGLIRVVWIIVLVILIHAFESYFLHPRLMADRTDLPVFVTFITLIIMESLLGAWGLIIGIPIVSFFLDILGVQNSEPRRVTSSKKATSR, encoded by the coding sequence ATGGACAGAATCATTCGTTTTTTCAAGCGGGATGACGTTGACTTGTACTTAACGTTGGCGTTATTAATCATCATAATCTATTTAATGCGCGGGTTTGCGACGGTCGTTTTATTAACGACGATTTTTGCGTATTTGGGCATTAAACTTAGTCGGTGGTTAAACCTCCGAACGCACTTGCCGTATTGGATTGCCGTCATCGTGGTCTACGTTGGCGTGATTGCGTTATTTATCGGTGCGCTATCGTACGCGGCGCCTACCTTGGTCGATCAGTTGAAGGTCATTCCAGATATGTTGGCTAAAGCAATCACTAATCATCCGGTATTGAATAAGAATATTGATAAATGGGTTAACCAAGCCATTCATAGTAGTGAATTGATTCAAAACGGGAAGGCGTTACTCGTCACCGGTATTAAGGGACTGAGCGAGGTCGGGACTGGCTTTACGCACGTCCTAATGGCAATCTTTTTGAGTTTTATCTTTGCAGTTTCGCGGGGACGAATGATGGTCTTTGGCCGCCAATTCTTGCAGTCGAAGTTCAAAAAGTTCTTCACGAACGTTTACTATTTAACGCATAAATTCGTTATGATTCTGGGACGGATTATTGAAACACAACTGGTAATTTGCACGATCAACACGATTCTGATGACGATTGGATTCATGATTATTGGGATGCCGAGTATCATGGTGTTGTCGATCATCGTCTTTATCCTAGGCTTAGTGCCGGTGGCTGGCGTATTGATTTCAATGATTCCGCTAACCTTACTGGGTTTTGCATCGGGTGGCTTGATTCGGGTTGTCTGGATCATCGTGTTAGTCATTCTAATTCACGCCTTCGAATCTTATTTCCTCCATCCGCGGCTAATGGCGGACCGGACTGATTTACCAGTCTTTGTCACTTTCATCACGTTGATTATTATGGAAAGTCTATTAGGAGCCTGGGGTTTGATCATTGGGATTCCAATCGTTTCGTTCTTCCTAGATATTTTGGGCGTGCAGAATTCTGAGCCGCGGCGGGTGACGTCGAGTAAAAAGGCAACATCAAGATAG